Part of the Candidatus Acidulodesulfobacterium acidiphilum genome is shown below.
TTAATTTAATGTTATAAATGGAGGCAAATTATGGCTGAAAATGAAACAATAGACGTCGGTGCCGCCCTGACTAATAAACTCAAGGAAAAGCCGCAAGCTTTAGAACATTTATTAAATATTATCGATAGATTAGATACTCTTGACGAGTTTAGCGCAATGTTACAAGCTCAGAAAGACGGAGCTACCGATATGATGGTCCAGAGAGTCTCCGATAATATTACTACAGGTCTTTCTATTATGGACAGTTTTTCTGGGGAAGAACAATTGTCTATGATTAAAACTGCCGGCAATAAAGCAGAAAGCCTTAAAAAGAGCATTGAAACGATTGCGGAACTAGAGAAATCCGGAACGCTTCAGTCGCTTAAAGAAATGGGCGATTTCGTAGCCGGTTTCAGCAAAGGCACTACCGACGCAATGATAGAGCGTATGGCCGGCACCGCAGAAAAATTGGCTGAGCTTACCGATTCTCTGACCGACGAAAATATGGTAGGTTTAATCAAAAAAGCTCAGCATTTATCCGATTCGCTTGAAAATTCGTTAGATAAAATTGCGGAACTAGAGAAATCCGGAACGCTTCAGTCGCTTAAAGAAATGGGCGATTTCGTAGCCGGTTTCAGCAAGGGAATGACGGATTCTATGGTAGAACGCATGGCAGGCACCGCCGAGAAATTAACGGAACTTACCGATCTAACGTTAAATTATAATGTTAAACCGTTGTTAGATGCCGGCGAATCGCTTATTAACAGCGGAACATTGGATGATCTTATAGAATTGGCTAATGCGACGGCTGCCGCAAGGAAAATGCTTACGGACGGATTAGTCGACAGGGTCGTAAATACGGCGCAGGCAATGGTTGAAGCCATCATGACGCAGGTGGATGTTAAAGAAGCTATAAAATCTATCAACCGTTCAACTATTAAAACAATAAATAATGCCAAAGAAGAGAAATATGCAAAAGGAGGTATTTTGTCGTTATTATCTATGGCAAAAAATCCTGAAATAATGCAGGGTCTTAAATTTATGATGCTTTTATCTAAAAATTTAACCAGCGATATAAACGAACATGCAGAGGATATATTTATTACGGGTGAGATTGCCAAAAAAGAATTCAAAAAATTATAATATACCCTTATTTTTCTATGCATGCCCGTGAGCGAATGAGCGCAGCATGCAGAAGATAAAGACAAGCGCGCGTTAGCGCGTAAGATATTATATCAAAGGCTATTAGCAATATTATTATTGCTAATAGCCTTTTTATTTTTTAAAATTTTATTTGAGTTTGTTATTGGATAAGGAACAAAAATATTTAAAATTAAAATAAAAAATGATATTATTAAAAAGTTTAATATAAATACGATAAGCATATAAAACAATTCCAAAGGGGGAATAATATTATATGATAATAAATGCCGATTCTTTTAGCGCCGGAAACATTGCATGGGTTTTAACTTCTGCCGCGCTTGTGTTAATGATGACGCCTGCTCTAGGCTTTTTTTACGGAGGGATGGTAAGAAAGAAAAACGTGCTTAGCACTATTTCTCTTAGTTTCGTTACTATTGCTACCGTAAGTTTTGTATGGATTTTATGGGGATATTCTTTGTCTTTTGGACCCGACGCTTACGGCGGCTTTATAGGAAACTTGAAATACATAGGACTGTTTAATATGAAAATTAATCAGCATTCAAGGTATGCGAACACCTTACCTTCATATGTTTTCGTAGTATTTCAACTAATGTTTGCTATAATAACCGTTGCGTTAATAAGCGGCTCCTTAGTGGAAAGGGTTAAATTTTCGACATGGGTCGTTTTTACGGTAATATGGCTGACGGTAGTTTATGCGCCTATAGCGCAATGGGTATGGGGTAAAGGAGGATTTCTTGCAAAAATGGGAGCATTGGACTTCGCCGGCGGAACCGTCGTTCATATAAGCGCCGGTTTTGCAGGGCTTGCCGGAGCGTTAGCGCTTGGAAAAAGGAATAAATACCTTACAGAAAACATAATACAGCCGAATCAACTCGGTTATACTATATTGGGTGCCGGGCTTTTATGGTTCGGCTGGTTCGGTTTTAACGGCGGCAGCGCACTCGCCGCAAATTCTATTGCCGCTTCGGCAATTTTGGCGACAAATACTGCTGCAGCGTCTGCGGCGATAAGCTGGATGATAGCGGAATGGGTAAGAAACGGCAAGCCTACAAGTTTAGGCATTGTTTCGGGGGCTATTGCCGGTCTTGCGACTATTACGCCGGCGGCCGGCTATGTAACGCCTTGGGCTGCTATGATTATAGGTCTTATCGCAGGCATTATATGTTTTTCTATGGTAATTTTTATTAAACCTAAATTAGGTTACGACGATGCTTTAGACGTTTTCAGCGTTCACGGAGTAGGAAGCGTTTGGGGAGTTTTTGCTACAGGATTATTTGCAGACCCTTTAATAAATAAAGTAGGAAGAGGATTGTTTTACGGAAATCCAAGACAGTTATTGGTTCAGGTAATTACTATAATAATAGTCGCTACCTATTCTTTCGCGTTAAGTTTTATCATATTCAAAGTACTTGATTTAATTATGGGTCTAAGGGTAGATAAAGACTCGGAAACTATGGGCTTGGATATTACCCAGCACGAAGAAACGGGATATAATTTATAGCAAATATTATACTTCAGATTAAATTATAAATAAATTATAAAGTTAAAGAGCAAAATTACGCGAAGAAAGTTTAATATTTATGAAAAATATAGCAGTTTTAATTAAGTCCAAGGAAAGACATTCCGAAGGTTTAAGGATTTCTGCCGGATTAAGCCTTCTCGGCGATAAAGTAGATATTTTTCTTTTAAACGAAGATTTTAATGTAAACGATCTGCCGGTTATAAAGAATCATCTTGAAATGATTAAGGCGGTCGGCATAGGATTGTATTCAAATTTTAAAAAAGAAGGCTTCAGCTTTATTTCAGATTTAGATATAGGAAAAAAAATGTTAAAATACGATATCGTGTTTTTTTATTAATATGAAAATTTTATATTTAATAAAAGAAAAAATTGACGGGGATTTAGCTAAATCTTTTAACAGCGTCGTAGCCGCTCAAAAATCCGAGGGTATCGAGGTTTTAATAATTAATCTTTGGGAAATAGATAGTAACGGTTACGACTCGGTTTTAGATAAAATTTTTGAATACGATAAAACTATATGCGTTTAATTTAATAAAAATCAACCAATTAAAAAATATAAAAAAGGAGGGATAAAATATTTATGGATTATGGAATGCAAAACAGACTTTCCCGCATTATTAAGCCGAAAGACGGAAAAACCGTTATGCTTGCCGTAGATCACGGCTATTTCATGGGGCCTACAGGTGGACTTGAAAATATAAAAAAATCTATTTCTCCTCTTTTAGAAAATGCAGATTCTCTCATGCTGACGCGCGGTATTTTAAGAACCCAGATTAATCCCGAAATAGATATTCCCGTCGTTTTGCGCGTAAGCGGCGGTACCAGCATACTTAAAGACGACCTTTCCGACGAAGATATAACAGTTTCTATGGAAGATGCCGTAAGATTGAACGTCTGCGCCGTAGCCTTATCTATTTTTATAGGTTCTAAAAATGAAAAGCAGGGTATAATCAATCTTTCGAAATTAGTCGATAAAGGCAATAAGTACGGCATACCTGTACTTGCGGTTACCGCCGTCGGCAGAGAAATGACGAGGGATGTCCGTTATCTGTCTCTTGCCGTAAGGATAGCCGCAGAAACCGGAGCAAGTATAGTAAAAACTTATTACTGCGAGGATTTTAACAGGGTAATAGAAACATGTCCCGTTCCCGTCGTAGTCGCCGGAGGGAAAAAGACCGGCGAACTTGAAGCGCTTAAACTTGCATATAACGCCGTTAAACATGGAGCTGCCGGCGTCGATATGGGAAGAAATATATTTCAGTCCGAAAAACCCGCAAATATGATTAAAGCGGTAAAAGAAGTAGTTCACGGCGGCATATCGCCCGAAGACGCTTACGGTAAAATATATGATATATAGCAGATAAAATATTGATAAATAATGGAATGATGAAGCATATTTATTTACATAATCTGCATGACTTCATTTAATTCTTGTCGCAGGCGTTATTAAGGAAATTATACTTTTGTGAATAATTTAAACAGCGAAAAAAGTTCTTATTTAAGGTCGGCGGTTCATCAGCCTGTTAACTGGTATCCATGGTGTATGGAGGCTTTTGAAAAAGCTAAAGAAAAAGATTTGCCGGTTTTATTAGATATAGGCGCAGTCTGGTGTCACTGGTGCCACGTAATGGATTCCGAATCTTATGAAGACGAGGAAACTGCGGCTATAATCAATGAACATTATATCGCCGTTAAGGTTGACAAGGACGAAAGACCGGATGTAGATTCACGCTATCAAAAAGCCGTAAGCGTGTTTTCCGGTACCGGAGGGTGGCCTCTTACTGCTTTTTTAACCTGCGACGGTAATTTTTTTTACGGCGGAACATATTTTCCTAAAGAGCCGGCTTACGGTTTGCCTTCATATAAATCGGTTTTAATTGAGATAGCAAAATATTATCGCGAGAACAAAGAGGCGGTTTTTAATCAGAGTTTAGATTTTTTTAAAAGAATTTCAAGCGATGCGAATAAATTTTCTATATTTAATATAAATATTAAAAGAATTAACGATTCTATTAAAAAAGATAATTCGTTAAATATAGAATACGTAAAAAAGTTTATAAACGAAGCCTCGTATGAATATAAACTTCATTTCGACGATACAAACGGCGGAATAGACGAATCCCCTAAATTTTTTTATTTTTCTGCATTAGAACTTCTTGCTCTCGATTATATAGCGAACAGAGACAGGGATTCTTTAAATAAAGGAATTTATACTTTAAATAAAATTGCCTCCGGCGGAGTATTCGACCATGTAGGGGGCGGTTTTCACAGATACTCTACGGACAAGAAATGGATAGTTCCCCACTTTGAAAAACTGGCGGAAGTTAACGCTCAGGCTTTAAGAACATATTTCTTATATTACAGGTTGACTAACGATAAAGCGCTTCTTAACGTTATAAATAAAACTTTAGATTTTATAACGGGAGAGCTTTACGACCGCATAAACGGCGGTTTTTATGGAAGCATCGATGCCGATACCGGAGACGAAGACGACGGAAAATTTTATACCTGGTCGTATAACGAGTTCAGGGAAATTTTTTCCGAAAGAGAAGAATTTAAAGCGGCGGCGGAAATATTTAATATAAATAAAGAAGGAATTATGCATAACGGCAAAAAGGATTGCGATAACGCCGGCGAATATTCCGATTCGCAGTCTAACATCGCTTATGAACCCGGCGAAATTCCTAACGTATTATATTTAGGCGATAATTTTGAATATTTAGGCGGTAAAATTTACGAATCGGCGATTTTGAAACTAAAAAATTTTAGGGACAGGAGAAAAAAACCTTTCATAGACAGAGTAAAATATTCTTCTTTAAACGGCAATATAATATATTCTATTACCGAATTGAGCAAAATTTTTAATCCTTTTGATTTAAACAGACAAAAATTAAATAAGATAGGAGAAATATCCATAAAGCTTTTTATGGATATTTTTGATAAAAACGGCGACGTCGGCAGATTTATAGGCGAAGCAGGCGGTTCCGTTTTGGAAGATAATGCTTATATAGTGCTGTCGTTAATCGGTTTATTCGAAACGACGTCGAATCCCGTATATTTTATTTACGCAAAAAAAATTGCCGAATATACGATAAAAAATTTTTATGATTGGGAAAGAGGCGGTTTTTTTGATATACAGCATACGACGAAAAGCTCTAAGATAGGCTACCTCGTCCATAAAGAAAAAAATATAGCCGACTACGGCGGCTGTTCGCAAAATGCCTCTGTTTTGCTTGCTATGTCAAAACTTTATATTCTTACCGGAGAGATTCAGTTTAAAAACGTCATTTTAAAATCTTTCGAATATTTTATAAACGAAGCGAGTATGCTTAAACATAGCGCTTCGGGGTATCTTGCCGGTTTGATATATTATGCCGACAAAGCCAAGGTTAATGTTATAGTAGGCAGATATAACGATAAAGCCGTAATAGATTTTTATTCTATCTACGAGAAACTGAATACTTTCGATAAATTAAAAACGGGATTTAATTCTTTTAATATTTTTATAGATGCAGGTAATAAAGAAATTATAGATATTTATTCAGGCTTTGCAGGTTATCAAAAAGGCGATGCGCTTATTCTGGAAGAAATAAGAAATGCCGTAGCTGAATACGGAAGAGTAAAAAAACCTTTAGTATTTATGTGCGGTTACAAATCGTGCAATACAAAAATTTTATAAAAAACATGACAAAAATAACTATTACTCTTGACACAAATTAATATTTTGTAGTAATATACTCTACTAAAGATAATCAATTGCACAAAAACGTTATGCAAGGGAATAAAAAGTTTAACATTTAACTGTTTAAAAGCAGGAGAAGTCGTCATGAAAAAGGTATTGGCTTTGTTTGTTTTTTTAACAATACTTTTTATTTTAAACTTAAATGCCTATTCTTATATTAACGTAATTACCGTCAGTCCCGGAGCAACGCTCGGCCAGATAGCGGACAACTACAATACCAGCGTAAGTTCTATAATGTCTTTAAACGGGCTTCATAACTACGTCATATATCCGGGCGAAAAATTAAAAGTTCCCGCAAACGGTTCTTATCAACCTGCACCGCGGTACGGCCATTACACCGTCCAATTCGGCGACACTCTTTCTTTAATAGCCCAGAAATACGGCACTTCCATTGCCGAACTCAGGAAGCTTAATCATCTTTATTCAAACGTAATAAGGACTGGAGCGGTACTTACCGTGCCCATCGGAAATAATACTGGAAACGGAACGGCTTCACAGGCGGTTGCATATATTACCGTCAGCCCGGGAGCAACGCTCGGCCAGATAGCGGACAACTACAATACCAGCGTAAGTTCTATAATGTCTTTAAACGGGCTTCATAACTACGTCATATATCCGGGCGAAAAATTAAAAGTTCCCGCAAACGGTTCTTATCAACCTGCACCGCGGTACGGCCATTACACCGTCCAATTCGGCGACACTCTTTCTTTAATAGCCCAGAAATACGGCACTTCCATTGCCGAACTCAGGAAGCTTAATCATCTTTATTCAAACGTAATAAGGACTGGAGCGGTACTGGCAGTTCCTGAAAGTTATAAGAAAATTTATCCTTATAGGACTGCTGAAAATAACGACGTAAAAAATCATAAATACGATTATTTCGGAAATAAAAACGTTTCAAAAAAAACAGGTTATCAAGTAGCAACTTTTAAAGTAGTTAATCCAAACAGATGTTCTTTGAACGGCAATGGAGCCGCTGGTAAAAAAACGGACGGAATAGATAATTTAAATATTGGAGAAAAAATTGTAGATACTGCTTATAAATATCAAGGCGTACCTTATGTATGGGGCGGCACTACACGCTCAGGCATGGACTGTTCGGGATTTGCCCAGCATGTTTTCGGCAAAATAGGCATAGATTTGCCGAGAACGGCAGCGGAACAGGCAAGATTGGGCAAGTATGTTCCAAAAAATAAATTAAAACCAGGCGATCTTTTATTCTTCAGAACTTATGCACCCTATATTTCCCATGTAGGAATATATATAGGCCATGGTAAGTTTATCCAGGAAAATTCAGGAGCCGGAATGGTTACTATTAACAGTTTAAACAACGAGTATTTTGAAAGAACTTATGCTTTTGCAAAGTCTATAAAATAATCTATTTAAAAGTAAACTCCCGATAATTTAAAAAATTAAAAGGAAAAATTAAGAGGATAATAAATATACATGTTTAATTTTAACAACTGGTACGCGCCTAATCCGATAGTCTATATAGGACCGCTTCCCGTTCACTGGTATGGAATATTAATTGGAATAGGCTTTATAATCGGTATAACCATCGCTTATTTCAGAGCTAAGTCTTGGGGCGAGGATCCCGAAAATATAATTAATATTATGGTTTTTGCCATACCTGTATCTATAATTTTTGCGCGCCTTTATTATGTTGTTTTTGCTTGGGGTTACTATGCAAATAATCCTATTAGTATATTTTACATTTGGCAGGGAGGTCTGGCAATTTACGGCGGAGAAATAGGCGGACTTATAACGCTTTATTTATACACCCGCATTAAAAAACTTAATATATGGCGCTATATAGACATGCTTGCGCCGAGTCTTCTTTTAGGTCAGGCAATTGGCAGATGGGGAAATTTTATAGACCAGCAGGCTTTCGGCTATCCCGTTAAATGGGGACTGCCTATAGCAAAAGCTTTACGTCCGGTTAATGCCTATACGCCTAAGCATTTAATATTAGGATTATGGGGTTATCCTTTCCAAACCGCATATCCGAAAAACCTGACTATGTATTCTCATTTTGAACCGTCTTTTTTCTTTGAATCCATTCCTGATTTTTTAGGTTTTATTTTTTTAATGTGGCTTTCAAGAAAAAAACCGAAAGTAGCCGGTACAATATTAATAGGCTATTTAATATGGTACGGGACTACGAGATTTTTTACCGAAGGTACGAGAATAGACAGCTTATGGCTCGGAAACAGCATAAGGGTATCTCAAGTGCTTAGTATGTTTGCCGTAATAATTTCGATAGCCGTCATAATTTACAGGCACTATAAATATAAAGACGTTAAAGATACCATAAATTAGAAGCCATTACTATAAAGATTATTAGGCCATTTCATGCGTAAAAAAATCTGACACTTACGGCAGTTGTTAATGTAGTGTATATTTAAACTACATCTTTACCCTTACCATTACTCCGTTGACTTTTTCGGCCGGAAGTTTATAAAACCTGACGAATGAAGGGGACAATTTTTTAATCAGCGCGAATATCTTCCAGAATATGTTATTGCTTACTATTTCCTCGAACCCGTAAAATATGACGGTTTCATCGATATTATATTTTTTCAGCATAGTTTCGACGTCCACTACTTCCGAATAGCCTGCTCTTATAAGAAATTGGCTGAGTCCGGGAGATACTTCGCTTTTAAGTGTGCTATCTATCCCGTATGGCTTTTCCGTTCTTTCGATTGAAACAAAGATATTTCTTTCATATATTATGTTGTTGCTAAACATAGTTTTAACGATATATGGCGATACTTTATCGGAAAGGCTAGCAAAAAAAAGCGACGTTCCGGCAAGTTTGGAAAAATTTTTATAACGGTATTCATATTCTTTTAAAAATACGTTAAAGTCCGTCATTTTGTATATAGAGTGCAATTTTTTTTGCCCGTTCGTATAAATCATAATTACAATAAAAGGTATCGTTGCTATTATAAGCGCGAAATAACCACCCTGCAAAGTTTTATAAAGCAGGTTTGAAGTTAAAAACATAATATCCGCAAACGTCGTTATAGTAGAAATTAACAGCATAAAATATCTGCGCTTATGAAAAAAATGTATATTTATTAAAATTCCGGTAAAAGTCATCGTTCCGCTGACTGCAAGTCCGTATGCCATGGCAAGGTTGTTAGACGTCCTGAATATCAATATTGCCGCTATAACGCTTACAAATAAAAACCAGTTGGCAAAACTTATATATATCTGAGACTGAATTTCGCTGGAATTGTAGTTTATTTTTAATAACGGAATAATTCTGTTGTTGATAAGCTGATAGACTATTGAAAATATTCCGCTTATAACCGCCTGAGATGCTATTATCGTAGCCGCAATACTTAAAATAAGAATGGGCGTGTAAAATATATGCGACTGCGAATAAAGCATCATAAAAAAAGCATCCGTCTGCGTCTTATGCGTAAGCAGGAAAGCGCCCTGTCCCATATAGTTAAATATTAGCGCTATAAATACAAAAATCCATGCTTTCGTAATTGGTTTTCTTCCTATATGCCCCATATCGGCGTAAAGGGCTTCGCCGCCGGTTGCAGAAAGAATGACGTCGGAAAGAACGAATAAAGAAATGATTCCGTGGGCTATTAAACGATTTGCCGAAATACTGCCGTTAAATAAAAATCTCAAAGCGTAGTAAGGGTCTATAACCTTTAAAAATATTTGCGGCATATGCAAAAGCGATAAAATGCCGGAAGCGCCGATAACTATAAACCATAAAAGCATTACCGGACTGAAAATATTTGCTACCTTTTCCGTCCCTTTATGTTGATACCAGAATAACACGATAGTTATTACGACCGAGATTAAAATTACGGTATCCGTCGTTATATTTTTAAAAAAAGGAATAAGGCTTATCCCCTCTACGGCACTTAATATACTTATAGCCGGAGTAATAACCGAATCTCCTATGAGCAGCGACAGCGCAATATACGATATT
Proteins encoded:
- a CDS encoding DUF1641 domain-containing protein — its product is MAENETIDVGAALTNKLKEKPQALEHLLNIIDRLDTLDEFSAMLQAQKDGATDMMVQRVSDNITTGLSIMDSFSGEEQLSMIKTAGNKAESLKKSIETIAELEKSGTLQSLKEMGDFVAGFSKGTTDAMIERMAGTAEKLAELTDSLTDENMVGLIKKAQHLSDSLENSLDKIAELEKSGTLQSLKEMGDFVAGFSKGMTDSMVERMAGTAEKLTELTDLTLNYNVKPLLDAGESLINSGTLDDLIELANATAAARKMLTDGLVDRVVNTAQAMVEAIMTQVDVKEAIKSINRSTIKTINNAKEEKYAKGGILSLLSMAKNPEIMQGLKFMMLLSKNLTSDINEHAEDIFITGEIAKKEFKKL
- a CDS encoding ammonium transporter; this encodes MIINADSFSAGNIAWVLTSAALVLMMTPALGFFYGGMVRKKNVLSTISLSFVTIATVSFVWILWGYSLSFGPDAYGGFIGNLKYIGLFNMKINQHSRYANTLPSYVFVVFQLMFAIITVALISGSLVERVKFSTWVVFTVIWLTVVYAPIAQWVWGKGGFLAKMGALDFAGGTVVHISAGFAGLAGALALGKRNKYLTENIIQPNQLGYTILGAGLLWFGWFGFNGGSALAANSIAASAILATNTAAASAAISWMIAEWVRNGKPTSLGIVSGAIAGLATITPAAGYVTPWAAMIIGLIAGIICFSMVIFIKPKLGYDDALDVFSVHGVGSVWGVFATGLFADPLINKVGRGLFYGNPRQLLVQVITIIIVATYSFALSFIIFKVLDLIMGLRVDKDSETMGLDITQHEETGYNL
- a CDS encoding 3-hydroxy-5-phosphonooxypentane-2,4-dione thiolase, with the protein product MDYGMQNRLSRIIKPKDGKTVMLAVDHGYFMGPTGGLENIKKSISPLLENADSLMLTRGILRTQINPEIDIPVVLRVSGGTSILKDDLSDEDITVSMEDAVRLNVCAVALSIFIGSKNEKQGIINLSKLVDKGNKYGIPVLAVTAVGREMTRDVRYLSLAVRIAAETGASIVKTYYCEDFNRVIETCPVPVVVAGGKKTGELEALKLAYNAVKHGAAGVDMGRNIFQSEKPANMIKAVKEVVHGGISPEDAYGKIYDI
- a CDS encoding thioredoxin domain-containing protein — translated: MNNLNSEKSSYLRSAVHQPVNWYPWCMEAFEKAKEKDLPVLLDIGAVWCHWCHVMDSESYEDEETAAIINEHYIAVKVDKDERPDVDSRYQKAVSVFSGTGGWPLTAFLTCDGNFFYGGTYFPKEPAYGLPSYKSVLIEIAKYYRENKEAVFNQSLDFFKRISSDANKFSIFNINIKRINDSIKKDNSLNIEYVKKFINEASYEYKLHFDDTNGGIDESPKFFYFSALELLALDYIANRDRDSLNKGIYTLNKIASGGVFDHVGGGFHRYSTDKKWIVPHFEKLAEVNAQALRTYFLYYRLTNDKALLNVINKTLDFITGELYDRINGGFYGSIDADTGDEDDGKFYTWSYNEFREIFSEREEFKAAAEIFNINKEGIMHNGKKDCDNAGEYSDSQSNIAYEPGEIPNVLYLGDNFEYLGGKIYESAILKLKNFRDRRKKPFIDRVKYSSLNGNIIYSITELSKIFNPFDLNRQKLNKIGEISIKLFMDIFDKNGDVGRFIGEAGGSVLEDNAYIVLSLIGLFETTSNPVYFIYAKKIAEYTIKNFYDWERGGFFDIQHTTKSSKIGYLVHKEKNIADYGGCSQNASVLLAMSKLYILTGEIQFKNVILKSFEYFINEASMLKHSASGYLAGLIYYADKAKVNVIVGRYNDKAVIDFYSIYEKLNTFDKLKTGFNSFNIFIDAGNKEIIDIYSGFAGYQKGDALILEEIRNAVAEYGRVKKPLVFMCGYKSCNTKIL
- a CDS encoding peptidoglycan endopeptidase; the encoded protein is MKKVLALFVFLTILFILNLNAYSYINVITVSPGATLGQIADNYNTSVSSIMSLNGLHNYVIYPGEKLKVPANGSYQPAPRYGHYTVQFGDTLSLIAQKYGTSIAELRKLNHLYSNVIRTGAVLTVPIGNNTGNGTASQAVAYITVSPGATLGQIADNYNTSVSSIMSLNGLHNYVIYPGEKLKVPANGSYQPAPRYGHYTVQFGDTLSLIAQKYGTSIAELRKLNHLYSNVIRTGAVLAVPESYKKIYPYRTAENNDVKNHKYDYFGNKNVSKKTGYQVATFKVVNPNRCSLNGNGAAGKKTDGIDNLNIGEKIVDTAYKYQGVPYVWGGTTRSGMDCSGFAQHVFGKIGIDLPRTAAEQARLGKYVPKNKLKPGDLLFFRTYAPYISHVGIYIGHGKFIQENSGAGMVTINSLNNEYFERTYAFAKSIK
- the lgt gene encoding prolipoprotein diacylglyceryl transferase, encoding MFNFNNWYAPNPIVYIGPLPVHWYGILIGIGFIIGITIAYFRAKSWGEDPENIINIMVFAIPVSIIFARLYYVVFAWGYYANNPISIFYIWQGGLAIYGGEIGGLITLYLYTRIKKLNIWRYIDMLAPSLLLGQAIGRWGNFIDQQAFGYPVKWGLPIAKALRPVNAYTPKHLILGLWGYPFQTAYPKNLTMYSHFEPSFFFESIPDFLGFIFLMWLSRKKPKVAGTILIGYLIWYGTTRFFTEGTRIDSLWLGNSIRVSQVLSMFAVIISIAVIIYRHYKYKDVKDTIN
- a CDS encoding potassium transporter Kup, producing MNKLSTGNAKKALTENKPLKALGIVFGDIGTSPIYTIAVIFTYFKVTGTNVLGVVSLIIWTLTLLVTVQYVWFAMGISERNEGGTIILKNIIQKYIKSAREVAFITVISYIALSLLIGDSVITPAISILSAVEGISLIPFFKNITTDTVILISVVITIVLFWYQHKGTEKVANIFSPVMLLWFIVIGASGILSLLHMPQIFLKVIDPYYALRFLFNGSISANRLIAHGIISLFVLSDVILSATGGEALYADMGHIGRKPITKAWIFVFIALIFNYMGQGAFLLTHKTQTDAFFMMLYSQSHIFYTPILILSIAATIIASQAVISGIFSIVYQLINNRIIPLLKINYNSSEIQSQIYISFANWFLFVSVIAAILIFRTSNNLAMAYGLAVSGTMTFTGILINIHFFHKRRYFMLLISTITTFADIMFLTSNLLYKTLQGGYFALIIATIPFIVIMIYTNGQKKLHSIYKMTDFNVFLKEYEYRYKNFSKLAGTSLFFASLSDKVSPYIVKTMFSNNIIYERNIFVSIERTEKPYGIDSTLKSEVSPGLSQFLIRAGYSEVVDVETMLKKYNIDETVIFYGFEEIVSNNIFWKIFALIKKLSPSFVRFYKLPAEKVNGVMVRVKM